In Pectinophora gossypiella chromosome 1, ilPecGoss1.1, whole genome shotgun sequence, one genomic interval encodes:
- the LOC126369234 gene encoding proteasome subunit beta type-7, with product MASLLAPEVPAPGFSFDNCQRNAFLAQKGFPAPKATKTGTTIVGIIYADGVILGADTRATENTVVSDKNCQKIHYLAGNMYCCGAGTAADTEMTTQTVASQLELQRLHTGRTVPVETAATLLKRMLFRYQGYVSAALVLGGVDRTGPHIYCIYPHGSVDKLPYATMGSGSLAAMAVFEAGWKPNMSEEAGKKLVRDAIAAGIFNDLGSGSNVDLCVIRSSGPAQYLRTYEEANVKGKKQGNYRYPLGTTAVLKQRVIPLEVESVNVRPIPRAQPMDVEPTHSRR from the exons atgGCTTCACTATTGGCTCCTGAAGTACCTGCCCCAGGATTTTCTTTTGATAATTGTCAGCG tAATGCATTCCTCGCTCAAAAAGGTTTTCCTGCTCCTAAAGCTACAAAGACCGGTACCACTATCGTGGGCATCATTTATGCCGACGGCGTCATTTTGGGTGCCGATACGAGGGCCACTGAAAACACTGTAGTGTCGGATAAGAATTGCCAGAAGATACATTATCTGGCTGGGAACATGTATTGCTGCGGTGCTGGTACTGCGGCAGACACGGAGATGACAACACAGACTGTTGCATCGCAGCTGGAGCTCCAGCGCCTGCACACCGGCCGCACCGTGCCCGTGGAAACTGCCGCCACGCTGCTCAAGCGCATGCTGTTCCGTTACCAGGGCTACGTAAGCGCTGCTCTGGTGTTGGGTGGTGTTGACCGCACAGGCCCACATATCTATTGTATTTACCCTCATGGATCTGTAGACAAACTGCCTTATGCTACCATGG GATCTGGTTCCCTAGCAGCCATGGCTGTGTTTGAAGCTGGATGGAAGCCCAACATGTCTGAGGAGGCAGGCAAGAAGTTGGTCCGAGATGCTATTGCTGCTGGTATCTTCAATGACTTGGGGTCAGGCTCCAACGTTGACCTGTGTGTCATCCGCAGCAGTGGACCTGCTCAGTACCTCCGCACATATGAAGAAGCCAATGTTaag ggcAAGAAACAAGGTAATTACAGATACCCTCTGGGTACCACAGCTGTTCTCAAACAGAGGGTGATTCCTCTAGAGGTGGAGTCTGTAAATGTTCGTCCCATTCCACGCGCCCAGCCAATGGATGTAGAGCCTACACACAGCCGTCGCTAA
- the LOC126368508 gene encoding dnaJ homolog shv encodes MLSNSAYVCLIYFLSALVLSLAGRDFYQILGVSRSASTNEIKKAYRKLAKALHPDKNQDDPDASQKFQDLGAAYEALSDPEKRELYDRCGEDCLKKDGMMNNNDPFASFFGDFGFHFGGEPQQHETPRGADVVMELTVSLEELYNGNFIEITRNKPVIKPASGTRKCNCRQEMVTRNLGPGRFQMMQQTVCDECPNVKLVNEERLLEIEVEVGAPDGHKSRLRGEGEPHTDGEPGDLVIILRTEKHPQFTRRGDDLYTNITISLQDALTGFNLELTHLDGHKVSVSRDKVTWAGARVRKKGEGMPNFDNNNLHGNLYVTFDIDFPKQDFTDEEKEALRKILKQAPNNKVYNGL; translated from the exons ATGTTATCCAATTCAGCGTACGTgtgtctaatttattttttgtctgctCTAGTCTTATCGCTAGCGGGTCGTGATTTTTATCAAATACTCGGCGTTTCCCGTTCTGCTAGCACAAATGAAATCAAGAAAGCTTACAGAAAATTAGCAAAAGCACTTCATCCGGATAAAAATCAAGATGATCCTGATGCGTCACAAAAGTTCCAAGATTTGGGGGCGGCTTACGAAGCTTTGTCGGATCCCGAGAAGCGAGAGTTGTACGACCGGTGCGGGGAGGATTGTCTCAAGAAAGATGGGATGATGAACAACAATGATCCATTCGCGAGTTTCTTCGGCGACTTTGGCTTCCATTTCGGTGGCGAGCCGCAGCAACACGAAACACCGCGCGGCGCCGACGTCGTAATGGAGCTCACTGTGTCTCTAGAAGAGCTCTATAACGGCAATTTTattgaa ATAACCCGAAATAAGCCAGTGATAAAGCCCGCTTCGGGTACGAGGAAGTGTAACTGCCGCCAGGAGATGGTGACAAGGAACCTGGGCCCAGGCCGCTTCCAGATGATGCAGCAGACTGTGTGTGACGAGTGCCCCAATGTCAAACTTGTCAATGAGGAAAGACTGCTGGAAATTGAG GTAGAAGTGGGAGCCCCAGATGGTCACAAGTCGCGCCTCCGCGGTGAAGGAGAGCCCCATACGGACGGGGAGCCTGGGGACTTAGTTATAATTCTGAGGACAGAGAAGCACCCACAGTTCACTCGCCGTGGTGACGACCTCTACACTAACATTACCATTTCATTACAG GACGCCCTAACAGGCTTCAACCTGGAGTTGACCCATCTGGACGGCCACAAGGTGTCGGTGTCGCGCGACAAGGTGACGTGGGCCGGCGCGCGTGTCCGCAAGAAGGGCGAGGGCATGCCCAACTTTGACAACAACAACCTGCATGGAAACTTGTATGTCACTTTCGACATTGACTTCCCCAAGCAGGACTTCACAGATGAGGAGAAAGAAG CATTGCGGAAAATACTTAAGCAGGCTCCAAACAATAAAGTATACAATGGACTATAG